The following coding sequences lie in one Drosophila sulfurigaster albostrigata strain 15112-1811.04 chromosome 2R, ASM2355843v2, whole genome shotgun sequence genomic window:
- the LOC133837431 gene encoding uncharacterized protein LOC133837431 isoform X2, translated as MASECAVGCVDAIVEGVKRKFNCIKQFWHRYLLVEPVLILFWAPTLFRFDKFVTHKACRFSLGYNEDICSAVIYDYYYVRDCNPYYVPQNTLTILVPSPDELFEDACSPNFNYAVCKVGNQAQNLVNNVYLNTLPIVSVFPYIILMFAGGWVDGYNKRKASLILPILGRCLYYIYQLKSSIFYESLPFQLSWYFAIIPSILGGVPCFLMSAFSYITITTPESDRVLRIGILSVFVLLTNFLSGIIEHLINSDFAIYFGICVGLEIAAILYIILFIKEPKSNESVSEVNDSAGDIQLTNLGENVTNIESSPEPPRRNVFNKFFDPTRRHNNDRLILLLLILCYFQTAGPEESETKFMDFDILNRIDFDEYVEYMEYSYMELYYRLIKFMMSINLTYFGIITFAKIWKFSESIVGISDSLFGIWTAVFVVVSRVLFYFADTSSIVSTRQM; from the exons ATGGCAAGCGAATGTGCAGTCGGTTGTGTGGATGCAATTGTTGAAGGCGTGAAGCGCAAATTCAACTGTATTAAACAATTCTGGCATCGTTATCTACTTGTTGAGCCagtattgattttattttgggCACCCACTTTATTCAGATTTGACAAGTTTGTGACACACAAGGCATGTCGCTTTAGTCTCGGCTACAACGAAGATATATGCTCTGCCGTGATATATGACTACTATTATGTTAGAGATTGTAATCCATATTACGTGCCACAAAATACATTGACAATACTAGTTCCTTCACCTGACGAGTTATTTGAAGATGCTTGCTCGcccaattttaattatgccgTTTGCAAAGTTGGAAATCAGGCACAAAATCTGGTGAacaatgtatatttaaatactttaccGATag TCTCCGTATttccatatattatattaatgtttGCTGGAGGCTGGGTCGATGGTTACAATAAGCGTAAGGCATCCTTGATATTACCGATTCTTGGCAGAtgtctatattatatat ATCAACTCAAATCTTCGATATTCTATGAGAGTCTGCCTTTCCAATTGAGTTGGTATTTCGCAATAATACCTTCAATTTTAGGCGGTGTTCCATGTTTCTTGATGTCTGCGTTTAGTtacataacaataacaacaccagAAAGTGATCGAGTCCTACGCATCGGTATCCTTTCTGTATTTGTTCTACTTACAAACTTTCTAAGTGGTATCATTGAGCATCTTATTAATTCTGACTTTGCAA TATACTTTGGAATTTGTGTGGGTCTGGAAATCGCTGCTATACtttacattattttgtttataaaggAGCCAAAGTCAAATGAAAGTGTTTCTGAAGTCAATGATTCCGCTGGCGACATTCAGTTAACAAATTTGGGAGAGAACGTCACGAATATTGAATCATCACCTGAACCTCCTCGACGCAATGTGTTCAACAAATTCTTTGATCCGACGAGACGACACAATAATGATAGACTTATATTGCTGCTATTAATTTTGTGTTACTTTCAAACTGCGGGACCTGAAGAAAGTGAAACCAAATTTATGgattttgacattttaaatagaatCGACTTTGATGAATATGTGGAATATATGGAATACTCGTATATGGAACTTTATTACAGattgattaaatttatgatGTCAATTAACTTAACCTATTTTGGAATAATAACTTTTGCtaaaatttggaaattctCTGAATCCATAGTTGGAATCTCCGATTCCCTATTTGGAATCTGGACTGCAGTCTTCGTTGTTGTGTCTCGCGTTCTATTT TACTTTGCAGACACATCTTCAATCGTATCTACAAGACAGATGTAG
- the LOC133837431 gene encoding uncharacterized protein LOC133837431 isoform X1: MASECAVGCVDAIVEGVKRKFNCIKQFWHRYLLVEPVLILFWAPTLFRFDKFVTHKACRFSLGYNEDICSAVIYDYYYVRDCNPYYVPQNTLTILVPSPDELFEDACSPNFNYAVCKVGNQAQNLVNNVYLNTLPIVSVFPYIILMFAGGWVDGYNKRKASLILPILGRCLYYIYQLKSSIFYESLPFQLSWYFAIIPSILGGVPCFLMSAFSYITITTPESDRVLRIGILSVFVLLTNFLSGIIEHLINSDFASKFITSFIKQFIKFVCVISVYFGICVGLEIAAILYIILFIKEPKSNESVSEVNDSAGDIQLTNLGENVTNIESSPEPPRRNVFNKFFDPTRRHNNDRLILLLLILCYFQTAGPEESETKFMDFDILNRIDFDEYVEYMEYSYMELYYRLIKFMMSINLTYFGIITFAKIWKFSESIVGISDSLFGIWTAVFVVVSRVLFYFADTSSIVSTRQM; encoded by the exons ATGGCAAGCGAATGTGCAGTCGGTTGTGTGGATGCAATTGTTGAAGGCGTGAAGCGCAAATTCAACTGTATTAAACAATTCTGGCATCGTTATCTACTTGTTGAGCCagtattgattttattttgggCACCCACTTTATTCAGATTTGACAAGTTTGTGACACACAAGGCATGTCGCTTTAGTCTCGGCTACAACGAAGATATATGCTCTGCCGTGATATATGACTACTATTATGTTAGAGATTGTAATCCATATTACGTGCCACAAAATACATTGACAATACTAGTTCCTTCACCTGACGAGTTATTTGAAGATGCTTGCTCGcccaattttaattatgccgTTTGCAAAGTTGGAAATCAGGCACAAAATCTGGTGAacaatgtatatttaaatactttaccGATag TCTCCGTATttccatatattatattaatgtttGCTGGAGGCTGGGTCGATGGTTACAATAAGCGTAAGGCATCCTTGATATTACCGATTCTTGGCAGAtgtctatattatatat ATCAACTCAAATCTTCGATATTCTATGAGAGTCTGCCTTTCCAATTGAGTTGGTATTTCGCAATAATACCTTCAATTTTAGGCGGTGTTCCATGTTTCTTGATGTCTGCGTTTAGTtacataacaataacaacaccagAAAGTGATCGAGTCCTACGCATCGGTATCCTTTCTGTATTTGTTCTACTTACAAACTTTCTAAGTGGTATCATTGAGCATCTTATTAATTCTGACTTTGCAAGTAAGTTTATTACTTCGTTTATTAAgcagtttattaaatttgtatgtgttATTTCAGTATACTTTGGAATTTGTGTGGGTCTGGAAATCGCTGCTATACtttacattattttgtttataaaggAGCCAAAGTCAAATGAAAGTGTTTCTGAAGTCAATGATTCCGCTGGCGACATTCAGTTAACAAATTTGGGAGAGAACGTCACGAATATTGAATCATCACCTGAACCTCCTCGACGCAATGTGTTCAACAAATTCTTTGATCCGACGAGACGACACAATAATGATAGACTTATATTGCTGCTATTAATTTTGTGTTACTTTCAAACTGCGGGACCTGAAGAAAGTGAAACCAAATTTATGgattttgacattttaaatagaatCGACTTTGATGAATATGTGGAATATATGGAATACTCGTATATGGAACTTTATTACAGattgattaaatttatgatGTCAATTAACTTAACCTATTTTGGAATAATAACTTTTGCtaaaatttggaaattctCTGAATCCATAGTTGGAATCTCCGATTCCCTATTTGGAATCTGGACTGCAGTCTTCGTTGTTGTGTCTCGCGTTCTATTT TACTTTGCAGACACATCTTCAATCGTATCTACAAGACAGATGTAG